The DNA window AAGGCAGCGAAGGAACACAAACATTTACTTCCTGACGGACCAAATACCGATAACAATTATTTATTTACAATTCGTGATGGAGACTTAAAGGTTGGAATGGTATGGCTAGCAAACAAGGATGATAATAAGGGTTTCATTTATGATATTAACATTTGGACAGGCAATCAAGGTAAAGGTTATGGAAAACAAGCAATGAAGCAAGTTGAAATCATAGCCAAAGAGATTGGATTGAAAATGATAGGACTTCATGTCTTTGGTCATAACAAAGTGGCAAGGAGCCTATATGAACAACTAGGATATGTTGAAACAAATATAAAAATGGAAAAATCATTATAGGTTATTGAGGAATTGGGCGCGCTAATCGAATAGATAGGGGGATGGAAAGTGGGAAGAACTTCAAACGAAAAATTAATTCATATTCGGGGAAAAGATATGTACGTAGAAGTTCATGGTTCGGAAAATAAACCACCTCTTTTATATCTACATGGAGGACCTGGTGAAAGTTGTTACGAGTTTTGTTATCACCAGGGGAAAAGGTTACATGAAGATGTTAGACTTATTGCGGTTGACCAGAGAGGTGTTTGTCGATCAGAGGCGATTGATAGAGAGGAAAGTTTTTCTTTAACTGATATTGTGATGGACTGTGAGGAGCTAAGAAAAGAATTGGGTATTAAAAAATGGGCTTTGTTGGGGCATTCTTTTGGTGGTTACTTATGCCTTTTATATGCCACCATTTTTCCAGAGTCAGTTAGCCGAATCATTTT is part of the Virgibacillus ihumii genome and encodes:
- a CDS encoding GNAT family N-acetyltransferase, which gives rise to MTVTLKTMSSEEFQQYLSYAIDNFANEQIKSGNWKQEGAISKAAKEHKHLLPDGPNTDNNYLFTIRDGDLKVGMVWLANKDDNKGFIYDINIWTGNQGKGYGKQAMKQVEIIAKEIGLKMIGLHVFGHNKVARSLYEQLGYVETNIKMEKSL